The following proteins come from a genomic window of Macrobrachium rosenbergii isolate ZJJX-2024 chromosome 37, ASM4041242v1, whole genome shotgun sequence:
- the LOC136825098 gene encoding uncharacterized protein, translating into MGRDWLTNDPSLTPPSWCSVTAGSCGGHRPVTTNTIKLFDGIWGNWSKGHGISEWAFFIAKRNRCLRSRSKYQVCSETRRLTKAEEEEEEEEEEEEEEEEEEEEEGVSGLTKAEEEEGEDEDKGVRGHTKVEEEEEEEEEEKEEEEDEDEEGKKKKKKKKKKKKKKKKKKKKKELLDLLKKKKKKKKKEEEEKKDSGGGRKKKKKEEEKDLADSQKKKKKKKKKKKKKKKNKRNKKKKKKKKKKKKENNAS; encoded by the exons ATGGGCAGAGATTGGTTAACCAATGACCCTTCCTTGACCCCACCTAGCTGGTGCTCAGTCACAGCTGGGTCATGTGGTGGCCACAGGCCAG TTACCACAAATACCATCAAGTTATTTGATGGGATTTGGGGTAACTGGAGCAAAGGTCATGGGATTAGTGAATGGGCATTTTTCATAG CGAAGCGAAATCGTTGTTTACGGAGTCGAAGCAAATATCAAGTTTGCTCGGAGACTCGCCGACTcacaaaagcagaagaagaagaagaagaagaagaagaagaagaagaagaagaagaagaagaagaagaagaagaaggagttagCGGACTcacaaaagcagaagaagaagaaggagaagatgaagacaAAGGAGTTAGAGGACACacaaaagtagaagaagaagaagaggaagaggaagaggaaaaggaagaggaagaagatgaagacgaagaagga aagaagaagaagaagaagaagaagaagaagaagaagaagaagaagaagaagaagaagaagaaggagttatTGGACttactaaagaagaagaagaagaagaagaagaaggaggaggaggagaagaaggactcaggaggaggaaggaagaagaagaagaaggaggaggaaaaggacttaGCGGActcacaaaagaagaagaagaagaagaagaagaagaagaagaagaagaagaagaataagcggaataaaaagaagaagaagaagaagaagaagaagaagaaagagaataatgctTCCTAA